A stretch of Elusimicrobiota bacterium DNA encodes these proteins:
- the metH gene encoding methionine synthase — translation MGTMLQARDLKAADFGGEALEGCNENLVLTRPDVIQSVHEAYFAAGADVIETNTFGSIRHVLAEYGLQDKAREINKKACELGRAAAAKHATKDKPRFVAGSLGPGTKSISVTGGITYDEVLAGYREAAAGLLEGGADLILLETQQDTINIKASINGVQTAFRDADRSIPVILSVSIETMGTMLGGQDIAALADAVSHFDLLAIGMNCATGPDFMTDHLRTLSSLTRAFTICYPNAGLPDENGVYNESPAMVAKKVARFADEGWVNLVGGCCGTTPEHIRLMAEAVAGKPPRRAHKPRRSSVSGMESLSLDEDRRPLIVGERTNVIGSRKFKELIVSGDLESAAELARHQVRAGAHVIDVCLANPDRDEKDDLIAFFEKAVKKVKVPFMIDSTDAKVMEEALKRAPGKCILNSINLEDGEERFEAVIPLVHRFGAALVVGTIDEDKVMGMGLTRERKLAIAKRSFDLLTTKYGIAPEDIIFDPLVFPAGTGDKNYWGSAVETIEGIKLIKAAMPRCKTVLGISNVSFGLPAAGREVLNSVFLHHCVEAGLDLAIVNAEKLARYSQIPDVEKKLAWDVLSWTGPGDPKHPAGFDAVAAFSEHFRLIKTVEKSPSQRLLLPIGERVPKNVVEGSQEGLKADLDELLKTLKPLEIINGPLMKGMDEVGRLFGANTMIVAEVLQSAEVMKAAVAHLEPHMTVADSATRATILLATVKGDVHDIGKNLVHIILKNNGYKVVDLGIKVAPEQLLEAVKKHSPDAIGLSGLLVKSAQMMVVTADDLTAAGIRLPILVGGAALSPRFAAKRIAPSYDGPVFYAKDAMTGLSLANDYFGEKKEALLAKNKEIQEYLRAETIAPAAAEVAGPAAPRIEIVHETPPVPPDLKLHALSDFPVDEIFRYINPIMLYGKHLGLRGNLEQHLKDKNPKAVELHKRVQALQDEIMARGLIKPRAVFKFFAVEAAGDRMNLFESPSAISPLDGFDFPRQPAGDRLCLADFIKPAGGDGRDYAAMFVVTCGAGIRELSDKYRDEGEYLKSHALQSIAIEAAEGFAELLHERIRRMWGIGDPAGQSIREKFQGKYRGIRVSFGYPACPNLEDQAILFKLLDPETNCGVQLTEGFMMEPEATVSALVFHHPKARYFSVGQSEAAAAS, via the coding sequence ATGGGCACCATGCTCCAGGCCCGCGACCTCAAGGCCGCCGACTTCGGCGGCGAGGCCCTCGAGGGCTGCAACGAGAACCTGGTCCTCACCCGCCCCGACGTGATCCAGTCCGTCCACGAGGCGTACTTCGCCGCCGGCGCGGACGTCATCGAGACCAACACCTTCGGCTCGATCAGGCACGTGCTGGCTGAATACGGCCTGCAGGACAAGGCCCGCGAGATCAACAAGAAGGCCTGCGAGCTCGGCCGCGCGGCCGCCGCGAAGCACGCGACGAAGGACAAGCCCCGCTTCGTCGCCGGCTCGCTCGGCCCCGGCACCAAGTCGATCTCGGTCACCGGCGGCATCACCTACGACGAGGTCCTCGCCGGCTACCGCGAGGCGGCGGCGGGCCTGCTCGAGGGCGGCGCCGACCTGATCCTGCTCGAGACCCAGCAGGACACGATCAACATCAAGGCCTCGATCAACGGCGTGCAAACGGCTTTCCGCGACGCCGATCGCTCGATCCCGGTCATCCTCTCCGTCTCCATCGAGACGATGGGCACGATGCTGGGCGGCCAGGACATCGCCGCCTTGGCCGACGCCGTCTCCCACTTCGACCTCCTCGCCATCGGCATGAACTGCGCCACCGGCCCGGACTTCATGACCGATCATCTTCGCACGCTGTCTTCCCTCACGCGGGCTTTCACGATCTGTTACCCGAACGCCGGCCTGCCCGACGAGAACGGTGTTTACAACGAGAGCCCCGCGATGGTCGCCAAGAAGGTCGCGCGCTTCGCCGACGAGGGCTGGGTCAACCTGGTCGGCGGCTGCTGCGGCACGACGCCGGAGCACATCCGCCTGATGGCCGAGGCCGTCGCGGGCAAGCCGCCCCGCCGCGCTCACAAGCCCCGGCGCTCCTCGGTGTCCGGCATGGAGTCGCTCTCCCTCGACGAGGACCGCCGCCCGCTGATCGTCGGCGAGCGCACCAACGTCATCGGGTCGCGCAAGTTCAAGGAGCTGATCGTGTCCGGCGACCTCGAGTCCGCCGCCGAGCTCGCCCGCCATCAGGTCCGCGCCGGCGCCCACGTCATCGACGTCTGCCTGGCCAACCCCGACCGCGACGAGAAGGACGACCTGATCGCGTTCTTCGAGAAGGCGGTCAAGAAGGTGAAGGTCCCCTTCATGATCGACTCGACCGACGCCAAGGTCATGGAGGAGGCCCTCAAGCGCGCGCCCGGCAAGTGCATCCTCAACTCGATCAACCTCGAGGACGGCGAGGAGCGCTTCGAGGCCGTCATCCCCCTCGTCCACCGGTTCGGCGCCGCCCTCGTCGTGGGCACCATCGACGAGGACAAGGTCATGGGCATGGGCCTGACGCGGGAGCGCAAGCTCGCCATCGCCAAGCGCTCGTTCGACCTTCTCACCACGAAGTACGGGATCGCGCCCGAGGACATCATCTTCGACCCCCTCGTCTTCCCCGCCGGCACCGGCGACAAGAACTACTGGGGCTCCGCGGTCGAGACGATCGAGGGCATCAAGCTGATCAAGGCGGCCATGCCGCGATGCAAGACCGTCTTGGGCATCTCCAACGTGTCCTTCGGTCTTCCGGCCGCCGGCCGCGAGGTCCTCAATTCCGTTTTCCTGCATCACTGCGTCGAGGCGGGTCTCGACCTCGCCATCGTCAACGCCGAGAAGCTCGCCCGGTACTCCCAGATCCCTGACGTCGAGAAGAAGCTCGCCTGGGACGTGTTGTCCTGGACCGGCCCCGGCGACCCCAAGCATCCCGCCGGCTTCGACGCCGTCGCGGCCTTCTCCGAGCATTTTCGCCTGATCAAGACCGTCGAGAAGAGCCCCTCGCAGCGCCTCCTGCTCCCCATCGGCGAGCGCGTGCCGAAGAACGTCGTCGAGGGCTCCCAGGAGGGACTGAAGGCCGACCTCGACGAGCTGCTCAAGACGCTGAAGCCCCTCGAGATCATCAACGGCCCGCTGATGAAGGGCATGGACGAGGTCGGCCGCCTGTTCGGCGCCAACACGATGATCGTCGCCGAGGTCCTGCAGTCGGCCGAGGTGATGAAGGCCGCCGTCGCCCACCTCGAGCCGCACATGACCGTCGCCGATTCCGCCACGCGCGCGACCATCCTGCTCGCCACCGTGAAGGGCGACGTGCACGACATCGGCAAGAACCTCGTGCACATCATTCTTAAGAACAACGGGTATAAGGTCGTGGATCTGGGCATCAAGGTCGCCCCCGAGCAGCTGCTCGAAGCCGTGAAGAAACATTCACCCGACGCCATCGGCCTCTCCGGTCTTCTCGTCAAGTCCGCGCAGATGATGGTCGTCACCGCCGACGACCTGACGGCGGCCGGGATACGCCTTCCCATCCTCGTCGGCGGCGCGGCGCTCTCCCCGCGCTTCGCGGCCAAGCGCATCGCGCCCTCTTACGACGGCCCCGTTTTCTACGCCAAGGACGCGATGACGGGTCTCTCGCTCGCCAACGACTACTTCGGCGAAAAGAAAGAGGCGCTTCTCGCCAAGAACAAGGAGATCCAGGAATACCTGCGCGCCGAGACGATCGCCCCCGCCGCCGCCGAGGTCGCGGGCCCCGCGGCGCCCAGGATCGAGATCGTCCACGAGACGCCGCCCGTCCCGCCCGACCTCAAGCTCCACGCGCTCTCCGACTTCCCCGTCGACGAGATATTCCGATACATCAATCCGATCATGCTGTACGGCAAGCATCTCGGCCTGCGCGGGAACCTCGAGCAGCACCTCAAGGACAAGAACCCGAAGGCCGTCGAGCTTCATAAAAGAGTCCAGGCGCTGCAGGACGAGATCATGGCCAGGGGCCTCATCAAGCCCAGGGCCGTGTTCAAGTTCTTCGCCGTCGAGGCCGCGGGCGACCGCATGAACCTCTTCGAATCGCCTTCGGCGATTTCTCCTTTAGACGGCTTCGACTTCCCGCGCCAGCCCGCCGGCGACCGCCTGTGCCTGGCCGACTTCATCAAGCCCGCGGGCGGCGACGGGCGAGACTACGCGGCGATGTTCGTCGTCACCTGCGGCGCCGGCATCCGCGAGCTGTCCGACAAATACCGGGACGAGGGCGAGTACCTCAAGAGCCACGCCCTGCAGTCGATCGCCATCGAGGCCGCCGAGGGCTTCGCCGAGCTGCTCCACGAGCGGATCCGCCGCATGTGGGGCATCGGCGATCCCGCCGGCCAGAGCATCCGCGAGAAGTTCCAGGGCAAGTACCGCGGCATCCGCGTCAGCTTCGGCTACCCCGCCTGCCCGAACCTCGAGGACCAGGCCATCCTCTTCAAGCTCCTCGACCCCGAGACCAACTGCGGGGTCCAGCTCACCGAGGGCTTCATGATGGAGCCCGAGGCCACCGTCTCCGCCCTCGTCTTCCACCACCCGAAGGCGCGCTACTTCTCCGTCGGCCAAAGCGAGGCCGCCGCCGCCTCATGA